The proteins below are encoded in one region of Arcobacter sp. F155:
- a CDS encoding YjzC family protein encodes MKMGQNRRFRSGQKAPNDGIYVEIGETGSMVKDPQMVKLTAGEKFPDNT; translated from the coding sequence ATGAAGATGGGACAAAATCGCAGGTTTCGTTCTGGACAAAAAGCGCCGAATGATGGCATTTACGTAGAAATTGGTGAAACGGGAAGTATGGTGAAAGATCCGCAAATGGTGAAATTAACTGCCGGTGAAAAGTTTCCGGATAACAC